Within Streptomyces antibioticus, the genomic segment GACGGCCCAGCCCGTCTCCCACACGGTGGCGCCCTGCCACTCGTGCTCCCAGTACCCGATGGACCCGACGGTCTCGCCGTCGCCGTCATCGCCGTCGAGCACGATCCGGTACATCCGCCCGGCGGCCGGCTCGCAGTAGCGCCGGTGCCGGGAGACGAGCTGCTCCTCCGACTCCGGCCCGCCGAGCTGGTCGGTCATCTCCGGGGTGTTGCACCGCCGCAGCAGCCACATGTCCCCACCCGCCCACGGCACCAACAGCACCCGCCGCCCACCGTTCAGTTCCATGCCCCCACGGTAGAGCGGGGCTCTGACAACCGGCCCTCGCCCGCCCCTGTCATTCGAACGTACGTTCACACGAACACCCCAAAGAGACTCGCCTCCCAAAATCGAACAGGCGTAGCATTAGCGCGTGGCGACGACCTATGACTTTCCGAGCGACCTGCGCGCCGGTCAGGAGGAGCTGCATCAGGTCCGGGCCGAGCTGTCGGCCCTCCTGAGGCGGCTGCCCTGGTCGGTCGAGCCCCTGGACGGCTTCAGCGACGACAGCGGCTGGCGCAAGATCGAGCGCCCCGCCTCCCCCGGCTGGACGGCCGACGAACAGGCCGAGGTGGAGAAACTCCGCCGCCGTGAACACGAACTGGCGGTCTTCGTCAGCGGCCACCGCTTCTG encodes:
- a CDS encoding GNAT family N-acetyltransferase, coding for MELNGGRRVLLVPWAGGDMWLLRRCNTPEMTDQLGGPESEEQLVSRHRRYCEPAAGRMYRIVLDGDDGDGETVGSIGYWEHEWQGATVWETGWAVLPEYQGRGLAVSAARALIGVVREAGGHPTLHAFPKVDHSASNGVCRKAGFTLRGQADFEYPKGNPIRSNDWYVDLRAGLSG